One Gordonia pseudamarae genomic window, CCGCGCCGCCGCTGCCGATGAACGCGGTGGTCATGGCGAAGATCGCCAGTACCATTGCGGTGGTGATGCGCACCGGGGTGCGCACGCTCGGGTTCTGCATACGGGTACTGCCTTCTGTCGTGGACATTGCTGTCTCGTCGCCTTGCACGATGTGGTTCGACGATGCGGGCTGTCTCGATCACACGACAATCGGAGACAATCCGATCGGGCCGTGACACCGTCATCAGGCGGTGGCACCATCATCAGGCGGTGGCACCATCATCAGGTAGTGACACCATCATCGGACAGTGCGACGCACCTTACAAATTCACATCGTTCTTGGTGTCCGATGTTTACAGAAGGTACCGATAAGCACGCCCAATCGTTACCGTTACGTGATAAAAACCATCCAGATGGTTGACAGAAGGCCCACAGAGTTGGGGGCAGTGACGGCGGGTGCGAAATGGTGCGAGCGGCTAAGTATCGCACCGTCGGGTGGGGGTTGTACGGGGTTGGCGGCGGCGGTGTTCCGACGTCGAAGTCCGGCGAACCGGCTATATGCCGGTGACGGTTGTCCACATCGGCGGCGCCCCGGATGTCCGACTACCGGACCCGCGCCGGCCATGACAAGCTGAACGGGTGCAGCCCGATGACTTGCAGCCCAGCAGCCCCGACCTCACCGGCCCCGACGGTCGCGATCCCTACGGCGACGACATCGAGGCGATCCTCATCACCGAGGAGCAGATCCGGCAACGCACCCGCGAACTGGCCGAGTCGGTGGCCGCCCGCTACGCCGACACCGAGGACGACCTGCTGCTGATCGGCGTTCTCAAGGGCGCGATCATGTTCATGACCGACTTCGCCCGCGTCCTGCCCATTCCGTCGCAGATGGAGTTCATGGCCGTCAGCAGCTACGGCTCGTCCACCTCGTCGTCGGGGGTGGTGCGCATTCTCAAGGACCTCGACCGCGACATCGCCGACCGAGACGTGCTGATCGTCGAGGACATCATCGACTCGGGCCTGACCCTGTCGTGGTTGATGCGCAACCTGTCCACCCGTAACCCGCGCACCCTGGAAGTGTGCACGTTGCTGCGCAAACCCGACGCGGTCAGGTCGCCCATCGACGTCGCGGACATCGGATTCGACATCCCCAACGAGTTCGTCGTCGGCTACGGCCTCGACTACGCCGAACGCTACCGTGACCTGCCGTACATCGGCCGTCTCAAGCCCAGCGTCTACGAGCACTGACGAGCCGGGAACGGTTTTCCTTCGCCGCACGTTCACCGGTAGCCTGGGTCAATAGCCCTCGCCCGCGTCTGCGTGCGCTCACCTGAAGCATGCACGCCGCCGGCGATGTGGGGTGGTCGCGACGCGGCCGGGAGAAGTCGACGGGAAGGACAGCGGGAGCGGCTCGACACGCCGCACCCCACCAACAGCGAATGAACCGCAAGACAGTTTTCCGCAATCTGGCCATCCTCGCGCTGATCCTGTTGGTGCTGTGGGGCTGGAGCGCGATGCGCGACACCGACCGCGGTTTCCGCGGCGTCGACACGTCGGTCGCGCTCACCGAACTCAACAAGAAGAACGTCGAGTTCGTGCAGATCGACGACCGTGAGCAGACGCTTCGGATCACCCTGAAAGAGTCGATCAAGGTCGACGACAAGGGCGCCACCGCCGAGAAGATCAGTGCCAAGTACCCGTCCGACGGCAGCGATTTCGTCTTCGAATCGGTGCGCGCCTCGGGCGCCGGCTACCAGACCAACGTGTCCCAGGACTCGGTCCTGTGGTCCATCCTGGTGTTCCTGCTGCCGATGATCATCCTGTTCGGCCTGTTCTTCTTCGTGATGAGCCGGATGCAGGGCGGCGGACGCGGTGGGGTGATGGGCTTTGGCAAGTCCAAGGCCAAGCAACTGTCCAAGGACATGCCCAAGACCACCTTCGCCGACGTCGCCGGTGCCGACGAGGCCGTCGAAGAGTTGCACGAGATCAAGGACTTCCTGCAGAACCCGGCCCGTTACCAGGCACTGGGCGCCAAGATCCCCAAGGGCGTCCTGCTCTACGGTCCGCCCGGTACCGGCAAGACGCTGCTGGCCCGTGCCGTCGCCGGTGAGGCCGGGGTGCCCTTCTTCACGATCTCCGGTTCGGACTTCGTGGAGATGTTCGTCGGTGTCGGTGCCTCCCGTGTGCGTGACCTGTTCGAACAGGCCAAACAGAACAGCCCGTGCATCATCTTCGTCGACGAGATCGACGCCGTCGGCCGCCAGCGCGGCGCCGGCATGGGCGGCGGTCACGACGAACGCGAACAGACCCTCAACCAGCTGCTCGTGGAGATGGACGGCTTCTCCGACCGGTCCGGCATCATCCTGATCGCCGCCACCAACCGGCCTGACATCCTCGACCCGGCGTTGCTGCGCCCGGGCCGCTTCGACCGGCAGATCCCCGTCGGCAACCCCGACATGGCAGGGCGCCGGGCGATCCTGAACGTGCATGCCAAGGGCAAGCCGATCGACTCGGGTGCCGACCTCGACGGTCTGGCCAAGCGGACCCCCGGCATGTCCGGCGCCGACCTGGCCAACGTCGTCAACGAGGCGGCCCTGCTCACCGCGCGCGAGAACAAGACCGTGATCACCGCCGAGGCCCTCGAAGAGGCCGTCGACCGGGTTGTGGGCGGTCCGCGCCGCAAGAGCCACATCATCAGCGAGCACGAGAAGAAGGTCGTCGCCTACCACGAGGGTGGTCATACACTCGCGGCGTGGGCGATGCCCGACCTCGACCCCATCTACAAGGTCACCATCCTGGCCCGCGGGCGTACCGGCGGCCACGCGCTCGCCGTGCCCGAGCAGGACAAGGACCTGATGACGCGTTCGGAGATGATCGCGCGGCTGGTCATGGCCATGGGTGGGCGCGCCGCCGAGGAACTGGTCTTCCACGAGCCCACCACCGGTGCGTCCAGCGATATCGACCAGGCCACCAAGATCGCCCGCGCGATGGTCACCGAGTACGGCATGAGTGCCCGGCTGGGTGCGGTGCGGTACGGCCACGAGCAGGGTGACCCGTTCCTGGGCCGGTCGATGGGCGCGCAGGCCGAATACTCCACCGACGTGGCACGCGATATCGACGACGAGGTGCGCAGGCTCATCGAGTTCGCGCACACCGAGGCGTGGTCGATCCTGTCGGAGTACCGCGACACCCTCGACGTGCTCGCGACCAACCTGCTGGAAAAAGAGACGCTGACCCGCAAGGATCTGGAGAAGATCTTCTCCGACGTGGTCAAACGCCCCCGGATCACCGCGTTCAACGACTGGGGCGAGCGCACCCCCAGCGACAAGCCGCCGGTGAAGACGCCGGGTGAGTTGGCGATGGAACGTGGCGAGCCGTGGCCGCCGCCGCAGCAGGCCGCACCGCAGCCGGTTCCGGCGGGAGTCGCCTATCAACCGGCACCCGGATACGGGCAGCCGCACCCGGCGGGCACCCAGCCCTACCCCCAGCCGGGGTACCCCCAGCCCGGCTACGGCTCGGGTCCCGGACAGTCCGGCGGGACGTATCCCGACTACGGCGCACCGCGCGACTGGTCGGCGCCGGGATGGCCGCCCCACCATGGCGCACCCCAGAACGGTCCGGCGCAGGGCTGGCCGGGCGGGTATCCGCAGCAACCGGCCGACCCGCACCAGGGTGTCAATGGCAGCGGGACCAATGGCAGCGGGGCCAATGGCAGCGGGGCCAATGGCAGCGGGGCCAATGGTCCGGGCACCAATGGTCCCGACCGGCAGTAGCGCCCTGTCGTCGGTTGAGGCGTGACGGGCCGTGGGGCGAGGAGCCCGGCAACCCGGTGACCTGGAACCCAGCTGAGCCGGCACCGTCCCGGCGCCGGCTTCCCGGTTCACCACCGCGCACCTCGACCGACGAGAAGCCCGGCGGCACCGACAACTTAGGATCGACTCATGACGATGACCGATGACAGCGAGCCGTTGATCGACGCACAGGTGGGTGACGGCGTGGCCAGACGTCCGTTCGACCTCGCCCGTGCCGAGGCTGCGGTGCGCGAATTACTGCTGGCGGTGGGTGAGGATCCCGATCGTGAGGGACTGCGCCGAACCCCGGCCCGCGTCGCCAAGGCGTACGAGGAGGTGTTCGCCGGCCTCTACACCGATCCGAGTGAGGTCCTGGCGACCACGTTCGACGAGGACCACGACGAGTTGGTGCTGGTCAAGGACATCCCGATGTACTCCACCTGCGAGCATCATCTGGTCGCCTTTCACGGGGTGGCCCATGTCGGCTACATCCCCGGCGAGTCCGGTCAGGTCACGGGGCTGTCCAAGTTGGCCCGGCTGGTCGACCTGTACGCGAAGCGCCCGCAGGTGCAGGAGCGCCTGACCAGTCAGATCGCCGACGCGATCGTCGCCCGGCTCAACCCGCGCGGGGTGATCGTGGTGATCGAGGCCGAGCATCTGTGCATGGCGATGCGCGGTATCCGCAAGCCCGGTGCGACGACGACGACGTCGGCGGTGCGCGGTCTGTTCAAGACCAGTGCGGTCTCGCGCGGCGAAGCGCTGGACCTGATCTCCCGCTGACGTGCCGTTCCCAGCGCCTTCCGCATCGGTACCGAGGACCCGGGTGATGGGTGTCCTCAACGTCACCGCCGACTCCTTTTCCGACGGCGGCCGCTATCTCGACGTCGACGCCGCGGTGGCGCACGGACGTGAACTGCTCGACCAGGGCGCCGACATCATCGACGTCGGCGGCGAATCCACCCGTCCGGGTGCGGTGCGTATCGACCCGGAGATCGAGGCGTCGCGGGTGGCGCCGGTGATCGCGGGTCTGCGCGCCCATATCGACCGCACCCCCGGGTTGACGGGTGCCCGTATCTCCGTCGACACGATGCGCGCGCGGGTTGCCGAGGAGGCGATCACTGCGGGCGCGACGATCGTCAACGACGTGTCCGGTGGCCGCGCCGATCCACGGATGGTGCGGGTGCTCGCGGCCGCCGGCATTCCGTGGATCCTGATGCATTGGCGCCCACTGGCGGTCACGGCCGAGGACCGGCGCGAGCTGTTCACCCATTCCCTTGACGACATCGGCGGCTACCGCGACGTGGTGGCCGAGGTGAGCGGCGAGTTGCTCGCCCAAGTCGACACGGCGGTATCCGGCGGGGTCGACCCCGCGAAGGTCATCCTCGACCCGGGATTGGGGTTCGCCAAAGCGCCCGAACACAATTGGGCATTGCTGCACGCGCTGCCGACACTGGTCGGGCTCGGTTTCCCGGTGCTCATCGGTGCCTCCCGCAAACGTTTCCTCGGGTCGCTGCTGGCCTCCGGCGGCACCGACCGTGAGCCCGCGGGCCGCGAGGTGGCCACGGCCGCGGTCTCGGCGCTGGCCGCGGCCGGTGGGGCATGGGGCGTGCGGGTGCACGATGTGGCCGCGAGCCGCGACGCGGTGGCGGTGGCGGCGGCATGGACCGCCGGCGGGCGGCGCGGTCTGGTGGACCAACGCCTCGACGAGAGCATCGGTGAAGTCGAGAGCATCGGTGGAGTCGAGAGCATCGGTGGACAGGAGAACGCGGAGACATGACCGATCGGATCGAACTGAGGGGCCTGGTGGTCCGCGGCCATCACGGTGTTTTCGACCACGAGAAACGTGACGGCCAGGATTTCGTCGTCGACGTCGTGCTGTGGCTGGATCTGCGGGCGGCGGCGTCGTCGGACGATCTCGCCGACACGGTCGACTACGGTGCGTTGGCACAGTTGGCGCACGACATCGTCGCCGGTGAGCCACGCGATCTGATCGAGACGGTCAGCGCCGAGGTGGCCGAGGCCGTGATGGCCGACCGGCGGATCACCGCGTGCGAGGTGACCCTGCACAAGCCGTCGGCGCCCATCCCGCTGACGTTCGGGGACGTGGCGGTGGTGGCCCGGCGCTCGCGCAAGTCGGCCGGTTCGCCGGTACCCGCGGCGGGCCGGCCAGCATGAGCCGGGCGGTGCTGTCGGCGGGATCCAATATGGGCGACACGGTGGCGCATCTGTCGGCGGTGGTGCGGGCGGTGGCCGATGAGCTGATCGCCGTATCCGGGATGTACGCGACAGCGCCGTGGGGTGGCGTCGAACAGGCGGACTTCCACAACATCACCCTGATCACCGAGGGGCTGCGTGACGGCATGGGGTGGCTGCGGCTGTGCCGTGACCTGGAGTGCGCCGCCGACCGGGTCCGCGATGTGCGGTGGGGTCCGAGGACCCTGGATGTTGATGTGATCTCGGTCGATGACGACGGCCCGGTGCTGTCGGACGATCCGGAGCTGACGTTGCCGCATCCTCGCGCCGCGCGGCGGGCGTTCGTGCTGGTGCCGTGGCGGGAGATCGAACCCGACGCGCGGTTGTGGACACCGGCCGGGACACGTTCGATCGCTGAGTTGATCGCGGCGCTGCCCGCCGACGAGGTGGCGCAGGTGCGGCAGATCGCCCCGTGTTCGGACGCCGGGACCGGCGCGCTGCCGGAGTGGGTCCGATGACCGCGCCCCGGGTCGGCGGACCCACCGGCGACGGGCCCGAACCGACGTTCGGTCCCACCAGGCCTCGTGACCTGGCCGCCATCACGGCGTTCGTCACGGTCGCGTCGTGGATTCTGGTCCGCTACAACTACGGCGACCTGCCTCCGCTGCCCTTGCTGGCGGGACTGGTGTTCTACGTGCTCGCGGCGATCGAGGTGGTCGTGGCGTTCGTCGTGCGCGCCCGAGTCGCCAATCGTGATGTGGGCCGCGCGCACGGCCAGCTGCATCCGTTGCTCGCCGCCCGGGTCGTCGCGCTGGCCAAGGCCTCGGCACTTCTCGGGGCCATCGGGACGGGTGTGTGGGCGGGTCTGCTGGCCTACCTGTGGCGGCACAGCGACCTGTCGGCGGCTCACGACGACACTCCGGCAGCGGTCATCGGGCTGATCGGCGGTGTGCTACTGGTTGCGGCCGCGCTGTGGCTCGAATACTGTTGCAGGGCACCGGATGACCCGACGAACGAGGCCGCCGGCGGGCATGCCGATCCGGCCTGATCGCGCCGGTTGGATCGTGGCGCTCCGCCGGAGTTCACCGATCAATGTGCTGGTTGCAGGTAAGTTTACCGGTATGATGACCTCCAACGGCCGTTCGGGCGAGGGTAGACGGGCGCAGCGATCGGCAGGGCAGTGGCTCATCGGCTTGCTGATCGCGCTGGCCCTGGCCGCCAGCGTGCTGATGGTGATCAACGACGAGATGTCGCTGGCGGGTTCGCTGGCGGTGATCGCCGCACTGTGGGCCGCCGTGATCGCCGCGATCCTGGTGACCAAGTTCCGCCGGCAGGCCGAGGGTGCCGAGGCCAAGAGCCGCGATCTGCGTCTGGTGTACGAGCTGCAACTCGAACGGGAGATCGCGGCACGGCGCCAGTACGAGCTCGACGTCGAGTCCACCATCCGGCGCGAGGTCGCCGACGAGGCCAATCACGAACTGTACGACCTCAGGCAGCAGATCGCATCGCTGCGGGCCGGTCTGGAGGTGTTGCTGGGCGGGCCGCTGCCCGACCAGGGAATCGCCCTACCCAACGAGCGGGTGCGTCAGTTGGGTACGGGCGGGTATGTACCCGACGACGGTCTGCGTGCCGCCCAGGATTTCGCGGCGACCGCCCCATCGCGATACGACTCCCATCCGAGCAGCACCACCAACGCCGACCCCAACGAGATGACCGAGGTGATCCCGGTCGTCACCGACGACGAGCCGGTCTCGGCCGAGTTCGCAGCCGTCGACCACCCGGCCTACGCGCAGCATGACGCCGATCCGGACACCGGGCAGCAGGAGTATCCGCACCAGGCCTACTCCTATCAGGAGCGGGCGACGCCCATCTATCCGGAATCGGAGGTCTATCCGGGGCACGACTACGTCCCCGAGGGCCAGGCCGACCAGGACTACGCCCAGGCCGAGTTCGTCGCGCAGTCCGGCCGGCCCACCGACCTCGAGAGCACCGCGGTGTTCAACCGGAGCGATATCGCCGACGGAGCGCCCGTCGATCCGGCGGCGACAACGCAGTTCCTGCCGGTGGAGTCCGGTCGTGACTACCACGAGGACATCGGCGAGTACCGCGTCGCCGGTCCCGCGGATGTGGCTGCCGATCCCGGTGCGGATGAGGCGGCCGCTCTTGTCGATGACATGAGGGAGCCCGGCGCCGGGGAGGATGCGGCGGAGCGGGTGGAGGAGCAGGCCACTGCCGTGCAGGGCCCGGCTGATCAGGACCCGGCGGTTCAGCACAGAGTTGGTCCGGTCGCCTATCCCGAGCCGGCAGACGTCGAGCCGGCAGAGGTCAAGCCCACGAGTGACGGGTCCGGCGGCGAACAGGGCGCGACCGAACCGGACCCCTCCGGTGCGATGCGGCCCTCCGCCGACCCCGCGGGCGATGAGGGCGGCTATCACGGAAGCCACGAGGCCGCACCCGACACCGAAGGTTTCACGACGGGACGACGCAGCAGGCGCCGCCGCCTCGACGACGGCGGTGAGAGCGCGCACACGGGTGGGATGCCGGTGTCCGAATTGCTCAGTCAGCTCCGCGGGGAGTCCGCGGACGGTTATCGCCGACGTGGCACAGGGTAGGTCCTGGATCCGCACCCGCTCACGATGTCGTGAGGCCTATCACACCTGACTGGTCCTGTCGATGGTTGGCGCCTACTCTTGGCGTGCAACGTCTGGTACCCGCACGGCGGGACTGGAACGACCTCGTGGAGGACATCGGTGACCTCACCACTCGATGGTGGCGAATTTGAGCTGCCCGACGTACCCGGATCCGGCGCGCCCGGCGCTCGTGGATATACGGCCGGGGAGTACCTGCCCGGTGTTTCCAACCTTCCCGCACCGGCGCGCCTGAGCGTCGGCATTGTTTCCGCCGGACGTGTGGGCACCGCACTCGGCGAGGCGCTCGAGCGGGCCGGTCACGTCGTCGCCGGTGTTGTCGCCCGATCTCCGGCGTCGCGTGCCCGCGCCGCGGCCAGGTTGCCCGAATCACCGATCCTCGACGTCGCCGACGTACTCGCGCGCAGCGAACTGGTCATCATCAGCGTTCCCGACGACCGGCTTCCCGACGTGATCGCCGAGGTCGCCACGTGTCCGGGACTGCGACCGAGCACGCTGGTCGCGCACACCGCGGGTGCCCACGGTGTGGGTATCCTCGACCCGATCGCCGTCCGCGGCGCCCTGCCGCTGGCGTTGCACCCGGCGATGACCTTCGTCGGCTCGGCCGACGATACCGCGCGGCTGGCCCGCGCATGTTTCGGCATCACGGCCGCCGATGCCATCGGCGATGCGATCGGCGCGTCCCTGGTGATGGAGATGGGCGGCGAACCGGTGCGTATCCCGGAGGCGCACCGCACGCTCTACCACGCGGCCCTGGCACACGGCGCCAATCACCTGATCGCGCTGATCAGCGATGCCGTGACCGCGCTCAACGCCGCCATCGACGACGAGTCGGGCGCGGCCCTGGCCACCGTCGACGGTGATGCGACGCGCCTGGCCGAACGGATCCTCGGGCCGCTGGTCACCGCCTCGCTCGGCAATGTGCTGGAGTTGGGGCCGTCGGCGCTGACCGGGCCGGTCGCCCGCGGTGATGCGGCCGCGGTGACCGCGCACCTGGCCGCGCTGCGCACCATCGGCGGCGGCGACGGACCGCATGGCATCGCCGATGCCTACCGGACCCTCGCCCGGCGCGCCGCCGAGCAGTCCGGCGCACCGATCACCCTCATCGAAGTACTGGAGGAACAGTGACCACATCCGCCACCGAATCCGGCCCCGCGCTGTTCACGCCGGGGCAGCTGACGGTGCACCGTGATCCGGCCGATCTGCGCCGCGTCAGCAACGCGCTGCGCGCGGCCGGCAAACGCGTCGCGCTGGTGCCGACGATGGGTGCCCTGCACGCCGGGCATCTGGAGCTGGTGCGGGCGGCCAAAGCCAGGGGCAACACCGTCGTGATCGTGTCGATCTTCGTCAACCCGCTGCAGTTCGGCGCGGGTGAGGATCTCGACGCCTATCCGCGCACCTTCGACGCCGACTGCGAGTTGCTGCGGCCGCTGGGCGTGGAGCTGGTGTTCGCGCCGACTGCCGCCGGGATGTACCCGAACGGTCAGCGCACCATGATCCATCCGGGACCGGCGGGGGAGATCCTCGACGGCATTTCGCGGCCGACACATTTCGCGGGCATGCTGACGGTGGTCAATAAGTTGCTCTCGATCGCCAATCCCCATGCGGCATATTTCGGTGAGAAGGACTATCAGCAGCTCGTGCTGATCAAGCAGATGGTCGATGATCTGAACCTGGGTGTCGATGTCGTCGGTGTGCCCACGGTCCGCGAATCCGACGGCCTGGCCATGTCCTCACGCAATCGCTACCTCGACGGCGCGCAACGCGAGCTGGCCACCACCCTGTCGGCGGCGCTGGTCGCCGGCGCACATGTGGCCGCGCAGGGCGCCGATGCCATTCTGGCGACGGCGCGCGCTGTGCTGCGGACCCATCCCGGCATCGAGGTCGACTATCTCGAGTTGCGCGGCCGGATGCTCGAGGAGGCTCCCGAGAAGGGCGACGGCCGGCTGCTGGTCGCGGCCCGGATCGGCCCGGCCCGGCTCATCGACAACGTC contains:
- the folK gene encoding 2-amino-4-hydroxy-6-hydroxymethyldihydropteridine diphosphokinase, which gives rise to MSRAVLSAGSNMGDTVAHLSAVVRAVADELIAVSGMYATAPWGGVEQADFHNITLITEGLRDGMGWLRLCRDLECAADRVRDVRWGPRTLDVDVISVDDDGPVLSDDPELTLPHPRAARRAFVLVPWREIEPDARLWTPAGTRSIAELIAALPADEVAQVRQIAPCSDAGTGALPEWVR
- a CDS encoding Rossmann-like and DUF2520 domain-containing protein, with amino-acid sequence MTSPLDGGEFELPDVPGSGAPGARGYTAGEYLPGVSNLPAPARLSVGIVSAGRVGTALGEALERAGHVVAGVVARSPASRARAAARLPESPILDVADVLARSELVIISVPDDRLPDVIAEVATCPGLRPSTLVAHTAGAHGVGILDPIAVRGALPLALHPAMTFVGSADDTARLARACFGITAADAIGDAIGASLVMEMGGEPVRIPEAHRTLYHAALAHGANHLIALISDAVTALNAAIDDESGAALATVDGDATRLAERILGPLVTASLGNVLELGPSALTGPVARGDAAAVTAHLAALRTIGGGDGPHGIADAYRTLARRAAEQSGAPITLIEVLEEQ
- the hpt gene encoding hypoxanthine phosphoribosyltransferase; this translates as MQPSSPDLTGPDGRDPYGDDIEAILITEEQIRQRTRELAESVAARYADTEDDLLLIGVLKGAIMFMTDFARVLPIPSQMEFMAVSSYGSSTSSSGVVRILKDLDRDIADRDVLIVEDIIDSGLTLSWLMRNLSTRNPRTLEVCTLLRKPDAVRSPIDVADIGFDIPNEFVVGYGLDYAERYRDLPYIGRLKPSVYEH
- a CDS encoding DUF3180 domain-containing protein; its protein translation is MTAPRVGGPTGDGPEPTFGPTRPRDLAAITAFVTVASWILVRYNYGDLPPLPLLAGLVFYVLAAIEVVVAFVVRARVANRDVGRAHGQLHPLLAARVVALAKASALLGAIGTGVWAGLLAYLWRHSDLSAAHDDTPAAVIGLIGGVLLVAAALWLEYCCRAPDDPTNEAAGGHADPA
- the folB gene encoding dihydroneopterin aldolase, coding for MTDRIELRGLVVRGHHGVFDHEKRDGQDFVVDVVLWLDLRAAASSDDLADTVDYGALAQLAHDIVAGEPRDLIETVSAEVAEAVMADRRITACEVTLHKPSAPIPLTFGDVAVVARRSRKSAGSPVPAAGRPA
- the ftsH gene encoding ATP-dependent zinc metalloprotease FtsH, translated to MNRKTVFRNLAILALILLVLWGWSAMRDTDRGFRGVDTSVALTELNKKNVEFVQIDDREQTLRITLKESIKVDDKGATAEKISAKYPSDGSDFVFESVRASGAGYQTNVSQDSVLWSILVFLLPMIILFGLFFFVMSRMQGGGRGGVMGFGKSKAKQLSKDMPKTTFADVAGADEAVEELHEIKDFLQNPARYQALGAKIPKGVLLYGPPGTGKTLLARAVAGEAGVPFFTISGSDFVEMFVGVGASRVRDLFEQAKQNSPCIIFVDEIDAVGRQRGAGMGGGHDEREQTLNQLLVEMDGFSDRSGIILIAATNRPDILDPALLRPGRFDRQIPVGNPDMAGRRAILNVHAKGKPIDSGADLDGLAKRTPGMSGADLANVVNEAALLTARENKTVITAEALEEAVDRVVGGPRRKSHIISEHEKKVVAYHEGGHTLAAWAMPDLDPIYKVTILARGRTGGHALAVPEQDKDLMTRSEMIARLVMAMGGRAAEELVFHEPTTGASSDIDQATKIARAMVTEYGMSARLGAVRYGHEQGDPFLGRSMGAQAEYSTDVARDIDDEVRRLIEFAHTEAWSILSEYRDTLDVLATNLLEKETLTRKDLEKIFSDVVKRPRITAFNDWGERTPSDKPPVKTPGELAMERGEPWPPPQQAAPQPVPAGVAYQPAPGYGQPHPAGTQPYPQPGYPQPGYGSGPGQSGGTYPDYGAPRDWSAPGWPPHHGAPQNGPAQGWPGGYPQQPADPHQGVNGSGTNGSGANGSGANGSGANGPGTNGPDRQ
- the folP gene encoding dihydropteroate synthase, which gives rise to MGVLNVTADSFSDGGRYLDVDAAVAHGRELLDQGADIIDVGGESTRPGAVRIDPEIEASRVAPVIAGLRAHIDRTPGLTGARISVDTMRARVAEEAITAGATIVNDVSGGRADPRMVRVLAAAGIPWILMHWRPLAVTAEDRRELFTHSLDDIGGYRDVVAEVSGELLAQVDTAVSGGVDPAKVILDPGLGFAKAPEHNWALLHALPTLVGLGFPVLIGASRKRFLGSLLASGGTDREPAGREVATAAVSALAAAGGAWGVRVHDVAASRDAVAVAAAWTAGGRRGLVDQRLDESIGEVESIGGVESIGGQENAET
- the folE gene encoding GTP cyclohydrolase I FolE produces the protein MTDDSEPLIDAQVGDGVARRPFDLARAEAAVRELLLAVGEDPDREGLRRTPARVAKAYEEVFAGLYTDPSEVLATTFDEDHDELVLVKDIPMYSTCEHHLVAFHGVAHVGYIPGESGQVTGLSKLARLVDLYAKRPQVQERLTSQIADAIVARLNPRGVIVVIEAEHLCMAMRGIRKPGATTTTSAVRGLFKTSAVSRGEALDLISR
- a CDS encoding DUF6779 domain-containing protein — translated: MMTSNGRSGEGRRAQRSAGQWLIGLLIALALAASVLMVINDEMSLAGSLAVIAALWAAVIAAILVTKFRRQAEGAEAKSRDLRLVYELQLEREIAARRQYELDVESTIRREVADEANHELYDLRQQIASLRAGLEVLLGGPLPDQGIALPNERVRQLGTGGYVPDDGLRAAQDFAATAPSRYDSHPSSTTNADPNEMTEVIPVVTDDEPVSAEFAAVDHPAYAQHDADPDTGQQEYPHQAYSYQERATPIYPESEVYPGHDYVPEGQADQDYAQAEFVAQSGRPTDLESTAVFNRSDIADGAPVDPAATTQFLPVESGRDYHEDIGEYRVAGPADVAADPGADEAAALVDDMREPGAGEDAAERVEEQATAVQGPADQDPAVQHRVGPVAYPEPADVEPAEVKPTSDGSGGEQGATEPDPSGAMRPSADPAGDEGGYHGSHEAAPDTEGFTTGRRSRRRRLDDGGESAHTGGMPVSELLSQLRGESADGYRRRGTG
- the panC gene encoding pantoate--beta-alanine ligase gives rise to the protein MTTSATESGPALFTPGQLTVHRDPADLRRVSNALRAAGKRVALVPTMGALHAGHLELVRAAKARGNTVVIVSIFVNPLQFGAGEDLDAYPRTFDADCELLRPLGVELVFAPTAAGMYPNGQRTMIHPGPAGEILDGISRPTHFAGMLTVVNKLLSIANPHAAYFGEKDYQQLVLIKQMVDDLNLGVDVVGVPTVRESDGLAMSSRNRYLDGAQRELATTLSAALVAGAHVAAQGADAILATARAVLRTHPGIEVDYLELRGRMLEEAPEKGDGRLLVAARIGPARLIDNVGVAIGTGFGASAATGDVPEASAATGDATDGREKY